Genomic window (Acidobacteriota bacterium):
GCCACGGCATGCTCGACGACGTCGTCGAGCGCAAGGCCCTCAAGCCCTACCTCGTCCGGGCCCTGCGCCTGTTCCTCGACAAGCCCCAATGACGCCCGCGGAGTGCCGGGACTATCTCGGCCGGCTGCAGCACTTCGGCATCAAGCTCGGCCTCGAGAACATCGCCGCGCTCTGCGCGGCCCTGGGCAATCCCCAGAACCAGTTCCTGTCCCTCCACGTCGCGGGGACGAACGGCAAGGGCTCGGTCTCGGCCGTGCTGGCGGAGATCACGCGCCGGCACGGGCTCCGGACCGGGCTCTACACCTCGCCGCACCTCGTCCGCGTCGAGGAGCGCATCCGCGTCGACGGCCGGATGATCTCGCCGCGGCGCTTCCGCGAGCGGCTGAGCGGCCTCAAGGAGGTCATCGACCGCCTGATGGCCGAGGGCCGGCTCGTCTACCACCCGACCTACTTCGAGGTGGTGACCGCCCTGGCCTTCCTGGAGTTCGCCGAGCGCCGGGTCGACGTGGCCGTCCTCGAGGTGGGCATGGGCGGGCGGTTCGACGCCACCAACATCGTCCGGCCGCTCGTCTCGGTGATCACGACGATCGCCAGGGACCACGAGAAGCACCTCGGCTCGACGCTCCGGCAGATCGCCTTCGAAAAGGCGGGCATCATCAAGCCCGGCGTCCCGGTCGTTTGCGGCGTCCGGGGCGGGGAGGCCCTCCGGGAGATCAGGCGGATCGCCCGCGAGCGCGGCGCCGCGGTCACCGAGGCCTTCGGCCGCGGCCGGACGCTCGAGGCACGGAAGGTCAGCGGCGGCTACCGGTTCGCCTACGAGGGGGAAGGGGGCCGCTACGAGTTCTCGCCCGGGCTGGCCGGACGCCATCAGGGCGCCAACGCGGCCACGGCCATCGCCGCCGCCGAGGTCCTGTCGCGGGTCTGGCGGCCGATCGACAAGGGCAAGATCCTCGAGGCCGTCCGCGAGACCCGCTGGGAGGGGCGCCTGGAAACGGTCCGGCGGCGACCGCTGGTCCTTCTCGACGGGGCCCATAACCCCGAGGGCGTTACGGCGCTCGTTTCCCACATCCGGGAGGTCATCGGCCGGCCTGTCGTCCTCGTCTTCGCGGCCATGAAGGACAAGGATCTGCGGACCATGACCCGCCTTCTCTTCCCGGCCGCGTCCACGGTCATCCTGACCCGCGTCCCCTACAAGCGCTCGGCCGACCCCGAGGAGCTCCTGGCCGCGGCGCCGCCGTTCAAGGGCGCGATCTTCCTCGAGCCCGACACCCGCAAGGCTGTCGAGCTGGCCCTGTCGATCAGCGGGACGGGCTCCCCGGCCCCCGTCGTCATTGCCGGCTCGCTCTTCCTCATCGGCGAGGTCAAGCGCCTGAAGCTGTTTTAGGCCGCCGGCCCAGCTCCCTCTATTTACGAACCGCTAGCTGTCTCAATGTCGATCTGAGCATCCTGCTCACTAGCCACGCTTCTTCCGACAAGCCGAGCTTTATCCTGGCAATTGACGCCAGGAGTTCTGCATGCTCGGGATCGCCTTCCAAGGTCTCGAATTGTGATTCATAAGATCCGTCCCCGTCCAGGTCGCAGACGGGATTGAAGACGATACAACCAAGAGCGCCAACAGCCTTGAAGTTGGCGGTTCGAAAGTCTCGGGCATTGATTGAGAAGGACTTCCGCCTCCCGGAGCATGGTGATGATCTGCTCCGGGGAAAACCGCTTCCTGGCCATTTCCACCTCCCTCGATCCAGCTTAATCCCAACACAAGGGCTGGATCCCCGTGAGGGGGGCAGGTCAAGTTGAGCTTGGGTCGCGCGGGCCGCCAGTCCGGGAAATCCCCGCCGGGAAATTGAAGTCCGGCCCGCTTCGTGCTATTATTTTCTTTACTATTCCGCCTCCGGATAGTCGCCTGATGCTCAATATCGACGCAACGGCCTTGGTAGTCTTCGCCATCGTTTGGCTAGTTGTCCTCATTCTCAGCAAGATCTTCTTCAAGCCCATCCTGCGCATCCTTGACGAGCGGGCGGACAAGATCGCCGGGGACAGGGCGGCCGCCGAGAGCGCCCGCGAGGCCGCCGCGGCCGACCTGAAGCGCATCGAGGACGGCCTCAAGGAAGCCCGGGCGGCCGCCGAATCCGTCCGCAGCACGGCCGAGACCGAAGCCCTCAAGGACAAGAGCCGCCTCGTCCGCGAGGTCCAGGCCGAGGGCCGGGCCGAGGTCGAGAAGGCCAAGGCGGAGATCCGGCGGGAGATGGACCAGCTCAAGAAGGAGCTGGACCAGCGGACCGAGGAGATCGCCGAAACCATCGAAAAGAGGATATTGGGCGAATGAGCGCCGGCGGATCCGCGGCCATGGACTTCCTCGGCAAGGTCGTCAACTTTCTCCTCCTCTTCGGCACGCTCGGCTATATCCTGCGCAAGCCGGTCAAGGCCATGCTGATCAAGCGGACCGCGGATGCCGGCGAGAGCATCCGCGCGGCCGCGGCGGGCCGGACCGAGGCCGAAGCCCGGGAGGCGGAGTCCCAGGCCAAGCTGGCCGGGCTCGAAGGCGAGGTCCGCGGCCTGAAGGCCGCGGCGGAGGAGGAGGGGAAGCGCGAGGCCGCGCGCATCTCCCGCGCCGCCGCCGAGGAAGCCGACCGGCTCAAGAAGATCACCCGCCAGGAGCTCGACGAGCAGGCCCGCCGGGGCGTCGGGGAGCTCAAGACCTATGCCGCCGCCCGGGCCGCCGAGATCGCCCGCGAGCGCATCCGCCGCCGCCTGACCCCGGAGGCTCATTCTGCCCTGATCGACAAATCCATCGACAAACTGTCCGAGATCCATGAGAAATAGGACGCTCGTCCATAGGTACGCCGACGGCCTGGCCCGGGCGCTCAAGGACGACCGGGAATACGGCGCAGTCGGAGCGGAGATCCGCGCTTTCCTCGATCTCTTCCAATCCCGCAAGGACCTGGCCAAGGCCGTGGTCAGCCCCTTCGTCAGCGCCCGCATCCGCGAGGCCGTCCTTGGCAAGGTCCTGGCCGCCCAGGGCATGAGCCCGAAGGCCTCCCGCTTCCTCAAGCTCCTCCAGGACCACAAGCGCCTCGACCTCCTGCCGGAGATCGTCCAGGCGCTGCCGGACGCCTGGGCCGACAAGCAGGGCGTCGTGAGCTACGAGGTCGCGTCCGTAGTCCCCCTGGGCGCCGCCCAGCGCGACAGGCTGGCCCGGAGCCTCGAGGCCGCCGAAGGCCGGCCTGTCCGGCTCGTCTTCAAGATCGACCCGGCGCTCCTCGGGGGCCTGACCGTGCGCAAGGGCCACGTCATCTACGACGCTTCCGTCGAGGGCGAGCTGGCCGCCATCATCGAACGACTCGGGACCGCATCATAGAGGTTGTCATGAGCATCAAGGCCGACGAGATCACCAAGATCATCCAGCAGCAGATCGAAGGCTTCGCCCAGGAGGTCGATGTCCGCGAGGTCGGCACCGTCACCTCGGTCGGCGACGGCATCGCCCGCGTCTACGGGCTCGACCGGGTCATGTCCAACGAGCTCCTGGAGTTCCCCCAGGGCGTTCACGGCTTGGCCCTGAACCTCGAGGAGGACAACGTCGGCGCGGTCCTGCTCGGCCAGAGCCACCTCATCCGCGAAGGCGACGTCGTCAAGCGGACGCGGCGGATCATGCAGGTCCCGGCCGGGCCGGCCCTGGTCGGGCGGGTCATCGATCCCCTCGGCCAGCCCCTGGACGGCAAGGGGCCCATCGTCAGCGACACGCACATG
Coding sequences:
- a CDS encoding folylpolyglutamate synthase/dihydrofolate synthase family protein, with the translated sequence MTPAECRDYLGRLQHFGIKLGLENIAALCAALGNPQNQFLSLHVAGTNGKGSVSAVLAEITRRHGLRTGLYTSPHLVRVEERIRVDGRMISPRRFRERLSGLKEVIDRLMAEGRLVYHPTYFEVVTALAFLEFAERRVDVAVLEVGMGGRFDATNIVRPLVSVITTIARDHEKHLGSTLRQIAFEKAGIIKPGVPVVCGVRGGEALREIRRIARERGAAVTEAFGRGRTLEARKVSGGYRFAYEGEGGRYEFSPGLAGRHQGANAATAIAAAEVLSRVWRPIDKGKILEAVRETRWEGRLETVRRRPLVLLDGAHNPEGVTALVSHIREVIGRPVVLVFAAMKDKDLRTMTRLLFPAASTVILTRVPYKRSADPEELLAAAPPFKGAIFLEPDTRKAVELALSISGTGSPAPVVIAGSLFLIGEVKRLKLF
- a CDS encoding ATP synthase F0 subunit B, which gives rise to MLNIDATALVVFAIVWLVVLILSKIFFKPILRILDERADKIAGDRAAAESAREAAAADLKRIEDGLKEARAAAESVRSTAETEALKDKSRLVREVQAEGRAEVEKAKAEIRREMDQLKKELDQRTEEIAETIEKRILGE
- a CDS encoding ATP synthase F0 subunit B; the protein is MSAGGSAAMDFLGKVVNFLLLFGTLGYILRKPVKAMLIKRTADAGESIRAAAAGRTEAEAREAESQAKLAGLEGEVRGLKAAAEEEGKREAARISRAAAEEADRLKKITRQELDEQARRGVGELKTYAAARAAEIARERIRRRLTPEAHSALIDKSIDKLSEIHEK
- the atpH gene encoding ATP synthase F1 subunit delta encodes the protein MRNRTLVHRYADGLARALKDDREYGAVGAEIRAFLDLFQSRKDLAKAVVSPFVSARIREAVLGKVLAAQGMSPKASRFLKLLQDHKRLDLLPEIVQALPDAWADKQGVVSYEVASVVPLGAAQRDRLARSLEAAEGRPVRLVFKIDPALLGGLTVRKGHVIYDASVEGELAAIIERLGTAS